From a single Ornithorhynchus anatinus isolate Pmale09 chromosome 15, mOrnAna1.pri.v4, whole genome shotgun sequence genomic region:
- the LOC100093367 gene encoding phosphatidylcholine transfer protein — protein MDLDYRRQWDEYVKELREQECEGKKIVYWEVKYPFPMSNRDYVYVRERRDLDVNGQKVSVILAKSVSVPQCPEKSGIVRVKGYKQSLAIRGDGKKGCRVYMYYFDNPGGQIPSWLINWAAKNGVPNFLRDLQRACRGYSRKS, from the exons AGCTGCGTGAGCAAGAGTGTGAGGGAAAGAAAATTGTCTACTGGGAAGTGAAATACCCTTTCCCCATGTCCAACCGAGAT TACGTGTACGTCCGGGAACGCCGGGATCTAGATGTGAACGGCCAGAAGGTCTCGGTCATCCTGGCTAAAAGCGTCTCGGTCCCCCAGTGTCCGGAGAAGTCCGGGATCGTCCGTGTGAAGGGGTACAAGCAAAGCCTGGCCATCAGAGGGGATGGCAAGAAGGGGTGCAGAG taTACATGTATTACTTCGATAACCCCGGTGGCCAGATTCCCTCCTGGCTCATTAACTGGGCAGCAAAG aatGGTGTTCCTAATTTCCTGAGAGACCTGCAGAGGGCCTGTAGGGGCTACAGCCGGAAATCCTGA